From the Melanotaenia boesemani isolate fMelBoe1 chromosome 9, fMelBoe1.pri, whole genome shotgun sequence genome, the window tacataatttttaaattttatttcaactaCAGACAGTTAAGACTCTTTTGATATTCCTTTTCTTCATGTGCTATACATTTTCAGTAGGGCATAAATCTGGACTTCAGGCAGGCCAGTCAAATACACACACTGTCTATGAAGCTATGCTGTGCTAAgtcatatagaaaaaaaaagtttaaataatcaTGAACATCAAGACAATTTACACTTTGTTGGTGGTATCTCCTAAATTATACAGTACCTTCCCACATTAGCAAGTCAGCCATGGTTCTGATATTCCTCCAACAATCAAAGATACTGTTGGATTACCATCCAACACTATTTTACAGCCTCGACATTTAttaactgaaatgttttcagaCCCTATGAATCTAAAtacttcttatttttcttttctttttcatattatttatttaattttagaaagcttctcaacattttttatatGGGGTCTGTACATTGCTGTGTGAATTTTGTCCAGTAAAGCTAATTTTGATTCTCCTTTTCAGAATATTTGGATTTACTTTAAGATACTGCTACAACAGAGAGCATGAGATCGCCCTATTTCCCAGCAAGATCTGTGCTTTTCCACAAGGAGGCCAATGGAGTGACATACAGAGTTCCAGCTTTGCTCTACTTGACCCGCTTCAGATCCTTTCTGGCCTTCTGTGAAGAGAGACTCAGCCCATCTGACTCTCATGCTCACCTGCTTGTCATGAGGAAAGGCACTTTCTACAGGAACTACGTGGAGGTCACAAATAGTTATTTTCACTTAAACAACATTTCACATAAAGAAGCAAgatttttgtttctgaaaagTTAACACTGAGAATGAAATGCCCTCAGTTTAAgttcctctttttaaaagcagtcaAACAAATACAGAGATAGAAAAAGAACAAGTAGCAACATTTGGTAGCAAATATCTGCTTCATCAAGACAATCAGTGCAAACGTTTTGTGCAGTGTGTTGCAAAAACAGTACATTTGCTCTTTTTCCtctgtaataaaaatatgttttaaatgaaaacaggtaATATGTTGGTATTACATTATTTAGAGAGTGAATTAATGCATTTCAGTAACAATTGTTATTAAAGTTGTggagcagggatcaccaactccagtcctcaagggttGGTGTGAAGTGCATGTGAATTAAAAAAGGGAGGATTTACTATACAAAAAAGCAGGGTTTTTGTGGGGTTTCACAGCTACAGTAAGAATCATGTCTTCCCCACCTTCCACCTTTACTAATTAAGATCACCTGTAGATAAACCTAAACCCATGTGACACACCCAGCTCAGCACTGTCCCAACTCAATACTCCTCTAAACAGTTGAATGAATAAACCATATAAAGTGAACATAAACGGCTCCTACAAAAGTATTTATTAACCAAAGTCACTGTTTCTGTTGTTGCTCTAAGAACCACTTCTAAATATATTGCAGtgtcaataaataaactaaaaacaaactttatccTAAAAATAACTGCATACATTTGGTATAAAGGAAAAAAGTGGCCAAAAAGTATATTTACTGCAGTATCAAACTGAAGTCACACACTGGTTTTGGAGATGAACAAGTTTGAATAAGAAAACTAAAGTCATGATGAAACAAtttaaagatgttaaaatgCTTTGAGCTTATGTTGTGAGCACTAAGGtgacaaaaaaattaatgaatgtgtAAAATTAGTAGTTGAACATCGGTTGACTGTTTTATCATAGTAGGAAAATTATTTTCcgtttaatcagttttattatCTGCTCTCTCTGTTCCATTACAATCTCCCGTTTGTTGTAGTGGGAAGACATTTCTGTTTTGGGCACTGCCTTCCTGCCAGGCCACCGGTCTATGAATCCATGCCCAGTGTACGATGAGTTCACAGGCACACTCTTCCTGTTCTTCATTGCTGTTCTTGGACACACGTCTGAATCTTACCAGCTGGTGACAGGGAAGAATGTGACTCGACTCTGCTACATCACCAGCGCTGATGGTGGGAACACCTGGAGCCCAGTCACTGACCTCACCAAGAGGGTTATTGGAGACACTATTAAAGGTCAGACTGTCATCTGGTTATCACAAAGATATGAATATTGTAAAAGATTTTAGATAAACTTATCCAGCGACAGAGGATATGTTAGGACATCTATGTCCTTCAATATGCAGTGATAAATAAGCTTGTTCCACATCATATTTTGTAAGGCAGTATTTTAAATGCACCTGGAAATAAACGTCTTGATTGAAGGTCTTGATTTATATGTTTTAGACTAACATGTCAGTTTTCTTGTTCATATATCTTCCTTCCCTACAGATTGGGCCACATTTGCTCTGGGCCCAGGCCATGGAATCCAGCTCAAGTCAGGTCGTCTGCTCATTCCTGCTTATGCTTATCACATTGAGTGCAAAGAGTGCTTCGGTCAGCTCTGCCTGACCACTCCTCATGCCTTCTGCTTTCACAGCGACACCCACGGGAGAAGCTGGCGTTTTGGAGAGCCAATCCCAACTCCAGAGAGTGTGGAGTGTCAGATGGTGTctgtagatgaagaggatggtacTAATGTATTGTACTGTAATGCACGCAGCCCCCTGGGATACAGGGTGCAGGCCCTCAGTCTGGATGATGGAGCAGTGTTTCAGGAGGGGCAGCTGGTACAGCGGCTGGTTGAGCCTCGAAATGGTTGCCATGGCAGTATTGTTGGATTTCCTGCCCCGCTGGATCTATATCAAAATCTTAATGATCACTTGCAGCATCCTGTATACCACCTGAGACACTGGACATCCTGCTTGACTAACAGTGATCACAAGTTGACACACAGCAGCTCTGTAGCATCACTGTCCCCAAACAGCTCCAGCAGCTGCATGGCGGCACCTCCACGCTCAAACATTACTTCTGCTTCCATCAGCTTTTTGTCACCCCACAATGATGCCTCTCCAGATTTCCTAACTCCGACCTGGGTAGTATACTCCCATCCAACATTGACCACTGCACGGAAGGATCTGGGTGTGTTCCTCAGCTTGTTTCCTCGTGATCCTGACAGCTGGCATGGCCCCTGGGTGATCTACGAGGGTCCCAGTGCTTACTCTGACCTGGCCTACCTGGAGTTGTCACCCTCACCTGGAGCACCGCCAGCTGTGGCCTTCGCCTGCCTGTTCGAGTGCGGCACCAAAACGGCCTATGATGAAATCTGCTTTAGCATCTTCACCCTTTACGAGCTTATAGACCATCTTCCCAGGGATGTACAGCTGCAAAATGAGAGGTGCAGCAATACGGCTCGAAGTGTATCAGTTGGTCTGCAGGTGAatcatgtgaaaaaaaagagaagaaagaccAAGCTGATGCAGATGTGCTCTGTGTCTTAAATATAAATTAGCTTTAAGCTTGTGATAGACAGTGCCCTCCAATATTTGTACTCTGTAAACTGTCAGTTGCTACTTATTTAGGTGTCATGGTCAGGTCTCGCTTGTTAACCACTTGTAATCTTAGTGAGACATCCtgtagaataaagaaaaataaataaaagacagctAATACAGTTATGGCGATGTTGTTCAGTGTATTTAAGTTGTTCTGATTTGTGTTATTAAAGTATAAACTACTCAGAGAATCTTCTAACTAATGATGTTTCTTCCAtgtgattcttttcttttaatagttAACTTTGGACTTCTCAGGAAAACAAGAATCTAGAGAATTATTCCCATGAGTTAGTCAAAAAATGCTTCGCAAAACCTAGCCATTACATTACTACACCTTTTATCAGATACTCTAAGAAACCCAGAGTTGTCTCCACTTTCTTCTTATTATCAGCAGACACAATCCCACCGTGACATCCATTATTACCAACAGTCCTTATGGTAAAACTGGTGGTTCTTCATGAGGGAATATTGTTGCAGCAGTCTCATAATCAACAtatctttctgtttctcttcttgGGGTTGCAAAACTTAACCATCTACCACAGTTTTAACCTTCTGGTGTTTGATACCATTGAAATGGCGGGACATGTTAGCTCAGTGAAACCTTGGCTAGCCTAGACAACAAACAATGGATGAGCTAAAGCTGCAATCCATCAAACTCTTAGACTTACCACACAAAAAGCTGGTTCTTTAGTGCAATAGCTGCTCTTAAACTGAATTTCTTCTTGTGAGGGTGCTTAAATAAAGGCTGATAACTTCAGTGACTCAGTGAGAGGATATGAAGTACAGAACCAGATAAAGTGGAGCCATTTGTTTAgttaagaaggaaaaaaacaaacattgtgcCAAAAAGACAGCAGGATCTGGACAGTCTCTTCTCTGCtttccctcctcttcttcctctttattGTGCAACTCCACACTAGCAGGCGGTTCATTTCTGTGCCTGCACCCTTTAAAACtagctgtttttgcttttgccCTTACATCTGCGTGTGACAGCGAACAGGAATGGGGCTGAAGAGCATCATATTTTTGATTGTGTTAGTGGGGGTGAGAGGGAGCCCCACTTCCAAGACTGCTTCAGCAGACATGTTGGCCAGTTCCAAAATTATGCTTGAGACAGCAAAGGAAACAGGAGAGGTGAGTGGAAACATGACTAGtctcactgttttgtttttccaactaaaatatgtttttttatgccTCTTTACTATTAAATAATCTTTACAGAAAAGATACACTTTAAAATTAGGAGAAATTTTTGTTATAATCGTTACATCAAGACCATTCTGTACATAGTACAAAACACAGAGCTTGACATAACTACCAATATTTTAACACTTGCTGCAATGAGGAtaaatgttgttaaaataaatatgtttcctGCAGGGGTCATATATGAGGAGGAGGCttgaaagaaaagttaaatgtcaaagttttgttttggctCCATGAAGTCAAGCCTTTTGCTGGAGTCCTGGTCAATTACAAGCAAAAAACATTTGGTGATGAAGGGACATGGTGATGTCAAAGTGGAACTGTAGAGTTTTTAGCTCTTCCACTTGTTCTTCTTAGCAGGCAGCTGTCCTGTTGCTTCTAAGTATTTGTCGACAAGTTCTTCTTGTGTAGATGGCAAGCAGGGCTGATATCTGCTGTAATCCATGGTGTACTCGCCTTTTCCCTGAAAAAGTGATGACAGAGTAAAATAGGGGGGGAAATAATCGTTATAATCCTGGACAAACATAGAATCCTGGGTAAAGGGTTCCACAATCCCACAACAAGAAGAATTATTGGACGTCTTTATTTGCCTAGTATCGCACTTCGTTGGTTTATTTAACAGTACTGTCTTTTTCAACAAATGCCAGGATTAACTGTCCCAGAATTTTAAGATTTCTattaggaaaacaaaaaaccaaaattCAAATCTTGGCTCTTTAACAAACTCTAGCAacaaaaagtaatatttttcatgtttgacTTTAAACTTACTTCAGTGCAGGAGCGTAGTTCTGTGGCATAGCCAAACATGTCATTTAGTGGAACCTGTTGAGAGAAaccaaatgaaataaagaaagtaCAAGTTTCACTTCAGGAAGGGATGATGAGTAAATGAACTAATAGTATTTAATCAATGTCCAAAGGAATAGCTTATTATGTATAGTATGTACTGTAGAAATAGATGTAGACAGACAGatggtaaagtaaaaaaaaaatctgcaaactGCACTTACATCTGCATACAAAGTGATGTATCCCCCTGCTCCATCCTGTCCTGTAATGACACCATGGCGACGGTTTACCCCAGCAATCACCACCCCTTGAAACTCCTGAGGCGCAATGATTTCCACAGACATGATTGGCTCCAGGATGATCGTGTTGGCCTTTTCCATTGCTGTGGAGAGAAAAATTAAACCGGCTTTAACACATactcacaaaaacaaagataaacacaTATGGAGGCGAAGGCTGCATCTGCCCCAACGGTATGCATACACAGCCGTCATTTGTCTGGCTCTCAGCAGCTCGAGGATTGAGGGTTTGAATAGTCAGAAAAGCATGCTAGCTTAACTTTAAATGCACTGCATTTGCTGTACCATATACTGCAACAAACATACACATTTTAACCACTTTATGTTATATGGTAATTTGGATAATAAAAATCTACTCCAAATGGATTGACCAGAAGTCAGAGTCACCCACTGACCTTGTTTCAGAGCACCTTCGCCTGCACGAATAAAGGAAATCTCATTTGAGTCAACCATGTGGTGGCCTCCATCTTCCAAGAGGAATCTGACTCCTGAAATCTTGTGTCCACTCAGGAACCCCTTCTCACAGGCATCTCTGAAACCCTGTGGCATGATGCAAAGAAAATggacaaagacagaaatgaagcTCTGAAGAACTTCTTCACTTATATAGCAGCATATGGCCATATTAAAGCAGAAAGTACTATTTAAACATGCCTTTTCAACAGCTGGCACAAACTGCTTTGGGACGTTTGTTCCAACAGTTTGGTCTTCAAACTCTAACTTGATGTAATGTTCTTGCTCAAGAGGCTCGAGGACTCCAATAACTTTACCATACTGCCCAGAGCCGCCAGTCTGCTTTTTGTGGGTGAAGTCGAACctaaagataaataaacagaatagcCACACTTTGAAGCACGATGAGACAGTTAACAAGAATAAACTGGTTCAAGCTTAAAGCTGCTGTAGCATCTTCAAGTAACTCTTGACAGTAACAGATAACCCACTACTGAGGTGATACCAGTCAAAAAATGTTTATAGTAGATTGTAAGCCTCTTCGAAATAATAATCTTAAATTTAGTCATgtgttatgatgatgatgagcatTCAAGGCTCTGTGATAGAGTCAAAGGATCTCTATTGGTAAGGCAACTTAAATCAGATACTATTTATCTTCAGCTGACAAAAgtctgttaaatatttaatttgcaaCTGCAGCATCACaactgatttattatttttacttactGGCCCTGATAGTTCTGTAAAAGGGGAGGATGGTGAATGTGGTTTAAGTCAGTTACTTACTGATTACTTTAGCAGAAGGATGTAGGGAACTGGTGCTCTGTCTCTTTAAAAAGGGGCAGGGCTAAAAGAGCTTGGCTGTGGAAGGAAGTGGGAAGTAATGTTTCCATTTGCATGAGGAGCAGCTGACTCTGAACACGGAGCAGAAATTGTTCCACCTGCGGATCATTCACCACTGCAGCGAAGGCAAGATCTGGCTCCACTGTTTCATTCTCTGTGTATCTTCTTTTACAAATTTACATCCTTGCTGTCTGTCTTTTAAGATTTGATCTACTTTCTACTGTGTTGAATGAATGTGCCTCATCTAGAGACAGCAGCCACACCCCGCTGACATCTGAGGGTCAAAGTCCTTTAAAGACTGGATACCCATTGCTTCCTCCCACTTTGTACACAGAAATCAACATTACCTGTGGAGGTTGTTGAGGAGGATGTGATGGCAACTGGCGAGCTGAACCCCAATCACTACCCAGCTCAGAGGGCAGCAAAGGTGGTCCAACACTACCTCAACACTCGCTACGGCTCCCCATACAGATTGTTCGGACTGCATCAGGTCCACAGTGGAAACGCAGAGGTCAAATTAACTTCACCACTGACTTTTCTCTTCCCTTCATAAACATCAGCGAAAGGATTAAAGTTGTAACTATAGCTCATCTCTAATTTCCCTTTTAGGATGTGTCAAACTCTGGAAGACGGTATCAGCTGGAGATTTCAGTGCACGAAATCATCAGCAATGTAGGatgcattttaattatttagtttttttttttttaaatcccactATTAGTTGTCATGCAACAGAGAAATAACTTCTTTCACAAAATTTCACAAATGTGTCTTATTCTTAATATGGTTTAACTCCTGAACGTCTCTGAAGCCAAATATTAAAGCTTCATAAAACCTCAGCAAACCTATACAtttaataatgactttttttgctaccagtaaaaaaaactatttcttttGCAGCTTTGCTGAATTATTTTGTAACCCATAATCTGGCTTCATTTATCTATCATGTCCATATGGTTCTTTTGAAAATTCGAAGTAAATGTTTAGGCATGATATTTAACCACCAGGCTAATCTCTTTAGTGTTAGCAGTCCTTATGGACGAGAGTTTACTGCTTAAAAAAGGTAGCTCATGTTAATATTTGGTCATATTAATTGTGTGTTTTAAGCATGACTCAGTGGCTGCCATGGCAACTTCTAGCCAACGCCTTTGCCATGACTACTCCCATCTTTCAAACATGCCTTTTCTTCTATGCACTGTACTTTTTAAAACCTGTGTGTCTTTAACTcatacagaaaacacagaagtgCTCAGCAGAGGTTTTCTTTCCACAAGGAGAAGGGCCACTCTTAGCAGAAGTTCAGGCCTCGCCGTGTGACGAACTGCTTCACATCGACACAAAACTTCAGGAGGAGGCCTTATATCAGCAGTACAGGAATAATCAAAGCCTGCTTTCGGCACAGAATTTACCTGGTATGTTCAGTCAATCAAAAGCTTTCAGATTTTTGTCCCCAGGCAACGCAGAAGGGCAGATATCATACAACCTGAACCACCTGATATTTCAGCATCGTGTTAAATCAGCTATTGCTTAATTCTGTAATTTCCTTATCTCCATAAAGGATGACCACATTACAAAAAGATATATGCTGCAAGAATGTGGCATAATCACACTCTGTGCTAACTTCTTTCAGATAGCTACGGTCACATTGAGCCTGACATGAAACCTTTCTGGCACCTTGCCATTGTGGCCTCCAGCTTTATCATGCTGAAAGAATCCACAGAAAACACTCTGTACAACCTGGCTCAGGTGGCCAGCATCAAACAGCTGGTAGGTCGTTTCATCTTTTGTTATATGTTGGgttaattgtttgatttttgcAACAGTACAAGAACTTTGatttttaaaagctaaataagCACTTGGTCTACAGCCGGGTTAAGTGACTGATGACATAAAAATGAgaatttgaaataatttaaaaggaagtacataaatgatataataatgaAGTATCATGAAAAATGAAACGCAAAAGATCTTCTTGTGGGTAATATTTTTACAAGTTGCTCTTACTATTCTTTGTGGTGATGAtgtaaatcttttttacaaTGTTAATTTTGTTGTAAATGGTAATTTGGTAACATTGTGTTGGTAAAGGGTATGCATTTCATAAGCTACTAGCTTCTACcttcacccttttttttttcttttttcatcttctttttgtattttttttaaatgtttcgtTTACTTTCACAATGccgaaataaataaacaaataaataaagtggtaataataataataataacaacttttttttttattttccttgttcTTGCACTGTTATCTTTGTCTGTGTATTGGACCTGCACTCTGTGTTTTCtactaattttaaataaagttccaaaacaaaaaagaggttCTGCATATTAGAGTCTCCACAAACTTCTAAACATTTAGTTATTACGCCTACAACATCGATTTTCTAAACAAAATACTCTAAAGTTGCTCAGTAGTtgaaaattaaatctgttacagattttttaaaccctttgaatatttttttcttgtccacTGCAGGCAACTGAGAACGAGCAGCTGAAGTTTGAATGTCACGTACTGCTGCACGAGATGGTGTCTCAGGTAAAAACCCTTATTATAAAACTTTTAATAAAGCAGTCAATTTGAGAACTGCAGCTAACACTTAATTCTACATTCAAACTGATTcctgaaacatttaaatttaatttttgcaGGAAATCCCTCAGTGGAAGCTGCAGTTCACCTGGTCTTCTGCAGGGGGCGTCAACGTGCTGGAGAAGGAGCAACTGCCTCACTGCCACAGTTGTGAAAAAGCTCAAAACTCAAGCTAAAACTGTTGTCATTCACTACACTGCCTTAACTACATCTCATACTCAAATATTGCATCTTCATGTCTTTAAGATGATGCCACAAAAACTAAATCAAGTGTGCTGTTGATTCATGCAGCACAAAAACCTTCAAAAGCTGCAGTTCATACTCAATAAATTTTTACATTAACATTTCTAGTGTTTTAAGCCTGGTTCAACAGTTTGAACGGACTAACAACGTctcaggtttgtgtgtgtgtgtttagcagATTGGAGCTTACGATACAGGACTGCTGATTGTCTCTCTGAAGGCAACTTTGGGTTTACCCATCACACAGGGACAGTTGTACTCTCTCTCCATCCTCTGGAACAACCAGAACAAGGAAACAGTCACAGTTAAAGCAAGGTagacaaaaacttaaatctgtatTTTGTTGATCCatttgaacatttatttaatatgaaaaAGTTCAAGGAGAATGATTTTCATTgttgaaaaaaacataaaaatatctaGAATCTGATGGCAACACTGACAAAAGCTTAGGACAAATGCATATTCATCACTGCTGCTTCACACTTTACATATTTCAATCATCGCTCAGGGGCTTCACAGTAGTTCACTATCATTACCAGTCTGGGAACTTGAACCTGAGTCTAGAATCTAGGTTAGAAGGGTGGACCAAAGTCTACCCTTTTAACCTCTAGCCTATCAATCACCTGAATAGAAGACAGACAAGTAAATGCACACCAAGTCTACAAAGCTGCGCTGTTGATTCTGCTGAAATAACCTCAGACTCCCTTCAAAAGATGTCAACTTGTTAGTAGTAAATGCTCCTTCACAACTACAATATATGCCCTgcaccccataccatcacaaacGCTGAGTTTTACATCTTTTGCTGAAAACATCCTCGATGGTCTTTCCTATTCTTGGCATGCAGCCGAAATGTGGACTCATCTGACACCAGAACACACCTATCCACAGTCTTTCGGGCCATC encodes:
- the lxn gene encoding latexin isoform X1; this translates as MGLKSIIFLIVLVGVRGSPTSKTASADMLASSKIMLETAKETGEKSTLPVEVVEEDVMATGELNPNHYPAQRAAKVVQHYLNTRYGSPYRLFGLHQVHSGNAEDVSNSGRRYQLEISVHEIISNKTQKCSAEVFFPQGEGPLLAEVQASPCDELLHIDTKLQEEALYQQYRNNQSLLSAQNLPDSYGHIEPDMKPFWHLAIVASSFIMLKESTENTLYNLAQVASIKQLATENEQLKFECHVLLHEMVSQEIPQWKLQFTWSSAGGVNVLEKEQLPHCHSCEKAQNSS
- the neu4 gene encoding sialidase-4, whose translation is MRSPYFPARSVLFHKEANGVTYRVPALLYLTRFRSFLAFCEERLSPSDSHAHLLVMRKGTFYRNYVEWEDISVLGTAFLPGHRSMNPCPVYDEFTGTLFLFFIAVLGHTSESYQLVTGKNVTRLCYITSADGGNTWSPVTDLTKRVIGDTIKDWATFALGPGHGIQLKSGRLLIPAYAYHIECKECFGQLCLTTPHAFCFHSDTHGRSWRFGEPIPTPESVECQMVSVDEEDGTNVLYCNARSPLGYRVQALSLDDGAVFQEGQLVQRLVEPRNGCHGSIVGFPAPLDLYQNLNDHLQHPVYHLRHWTSCLTNSDHKLTHSSSVASLSPNSSSSCMAAPPRSNITSASISFLSPHNDASPDFLTPTWVVYSHPTLTTARKDLGVFLSLFPRDPDSWHGPWVIYEGPSAYSDLAYLELSPSPGAPPAVAFACLFECGTKTAYDEICFSIFTLYELIDHLPRDVQLQNERCSNTARSVSVGLQVNHVKKKRRKTKLMQMCSVS
- the lxn gene encoding latexin isoform X2, with the protein product MATGELNPNHYPAQRAAKVVQHYLNTRYGSPYRLFGLHQVHSGNAEDVSNSGRRYQLEISVHEIISNKTQKCSAEVFFPQGEGPLLAEVQASPCDELLHIDTKLQEEALYQQYRNNQSLLSAQNLPDSYGHIEPDMKPFWHLAIVASSFIMLKESTENTLYNLAQVASIKQLATENEQLKFECHVLLHEMVSQEIPQWKLQFTWSSAGGVNVLEKEQLPHCHSCEKAQNSS